A window of the Cannabis sativa cultivar Pink pepper isolate KNU-18-1 chromosome X, ASM2916894v1, whole genome shotgun sequence genome harbors these coding sequences:
- the LOC133032356 gene encoding uncharacterized protein LOC133032356: MGNFNDYPCFNDKNSPNPPPHHAMTNFQNFIAKFDLHTLPFVGNRFTWKHGQIRERLDWGVVNQAWDNLFPTSNIVHLPFYGSYHKAIKIECDPTPYLCHRNKCFFFENHWLLDPEFPSLMSTSIHRNPSLSTEDIAKVNQLQSHVNSLLLREEFLWKQRSRVNWLKVGDNNTKFFHSRANSRRRNNMVKCLTLDDGSTVTSFPTIVNTFMEFYTNLFTSTGADMDSINLIMQGISQRINPDHFTFLNKDFDSFEAALDVLNKGADLWSINETYLVLIPKKSNASKVCDFRPISLCSTFYKVIAKTIANCLKTVLTSLISHNQGAFLSNRIIFDNILIANEVINAINGRKAGKVGWAGLKLDMEKAFDKVEWGFLESIFLHFSFPTNFVSLVIRCVSTISFRLCINQGISNLIIPSRGIRQGDPLSPYLFLLVVEGLSVIIPSKEHLALFKDISICRSSPSISHMLFADDSLLFTQVSHHNSSYIQDILSTYNKAMGQFVNLAKSSVLFSRNTSHHDKHYFLSSLGMADKPFIDTYLGVPQCFARSKKSSFHFILQRASSKLSVWKSKLFSKAGKEVLLKAVIQAILSYVMSCYRVPQSICKQLEKLMANFWWGAKGQNKSKIHWKSWHNLCKSKFFGGLGFRSIINHNQAMLAKQACVFFKIPLPFLLLFSKLSISNIMTFSKPQLVTVLLFPGEVYFGVKIFFLKGWFGTLGIGHWDIHKLNTYFDVDLVASILSTPITSSSQDCLIWGYDPSGNLTVNSAYHLANSTSSLPSSSTPNTFQKWWKSEVSFKPAVGFYKLSVDVASQRQTNKQSFGAVVQDHTGRIMAALHSSTFSCTQPIFAEAEALYRAITWCAAVRFPIGLIVSDCQLLIGKIINQQRNNSALSDKVWQIISSLSLFPDASIRYMPRSLNT; encoded by the exons ATGGGCAATTTTAACGATTATCCTTGTTTCAATGATAAGAATAGCCCAAATCCCCCTCCCCATCATGCCATGACCAATTTCCAAAATTTTATCGCTAAGTTTGATTTGCACACTTTGCCTTTTGTGGGAAACCGTTTCACTTGGAAACATGGCCAAATCCGTGAGCGTTTGGACTGGGGAGTTGTTAATCAAGCTTGGGATAACCTTTTCCCCACGTCCAACATTGTCCATCTTCCTTTTTACGGCTCTTATCACAAAGCCATCAAAATTGAGTGTGATCCCACCCCTTACCTTTGTCATCGAAACAAATGTTTCTTTTTTGAAAACCACTGGCTTTTGGATCCTGAGTTCCCTAGCCTCATGTCAACTT CTATTCACAGAAATCCTTCCCTTTCTACTGAGGACATTGCTAAGGTCAACCAACTCCAATCCCATGTTAACTCTCTCCTCCTCAGAGAGGAGTTTTTGTGGAAGCAACGGTCTAGAGTTAATTGGCTTAAAGTGGGTGATAATAACACCAAGTTCTTTCACAGCCGTGCCAATTCCAGGAGGAGGAATAATATGGTTAAGTGTTTAACTCTGGATGATGGCTCCACTGTCACTTCCTTCCCCACAATTGTTAACACTTTTATGGAGTTCTATACTAACCTTTTTACCTCCACGGGGGCTGATATGGATTCCATAAACTTAATCATGCAGGGGATTTCTCAACGCATCAACCCTGACCACTTCACTTTCCTCAATAAAGATTTCGATTCATTTGAG GCTGCCCTTGATGTCTTAAACAAAGGTGCTGATTTGTGGTCCATCAATGAAACCTACCTTGTTCTCATTCCTAAGAAATCCAACGCATCTAAAGTCTGTGACTTCAGGCCTATCAGTCTGTGCTCAACCTTTTACAAGGTTATTGCTAAAACAATTGCTAACTGCCTCAAAACTGTTCTTACCTCTCTTATTTCCCACAATCAAGGGGCTTTTCTTAGCAATCGTATCATCTTTGATAATATCTTAATTGCTAATGAAGTTATTAATGCCATAAATGGTCGTAAGGCTGGCAAGGTTGGCTGGGCTGGACTCAAGCTTGATATGGAAAAAGCCTTTGACAAAGTTGAGTGGGGTTTCCTTGAGagtatttttcttcattttagCTTCCCTACCAATTTTGTGTCTCTTGTTATTAGGTGTGTCTCCACTATCTCTTTCAGGTTGTGTATCAATCAGGGCATATCTAATCTCATCATCCCTTCTAGGGGTATCAGGCAGGGGGATCCCTTATCCCCCTATCTTTTTCTTCTGGTTGTCGAGGGCTTATCCGTAATCATCCCCTCGAAAGAACATTTGGCTTTGTTTAAAGATATCTCCATTTGTCGCTCTTCCCCATCTATTTCTCACATGCTCTTTGCGGACGATAGCCTCTTATTTACCCAAGTGAGCCATCATAATAGTTCTTATATTCAGGACATTCTCTCCACTTACAATAAGGCCATGGGTCAGTTTGTTAACTTAGCCAAATCCTCTGTCTTGTTCTCTCGCAACACCTCCCACCATGATAAACACTATTTCCTCTCATCCCTTGGTATGGCTGACAAACCTTTCATCGACACTTATCTTGGTGTTCCTCAATGTTTTGCAAGGTCTAAGAAATCCTCTTTCCATTTTATTCTCCAAAGAGCTAGTAGTAAGCTGAGTGTTTGGAAATCTAAGCTCTTTTCTAAGGCTGGCAAAGAAGTTCTTTTAAAAGCCGTTATCCAAGCTATACTCTCTTATGTTATGTCGTGCTACAGGGTCCCTCAGTCTATCTGTAAGCAGTTGGAAAAGCTCATGGCTAATTTCTGGTGGGGTGCGAAAGGCCAAAATAAATCTAAAATCCACTGGAAGTCATGGCACAATCTTTGCAAATCCAAATTCTTTGGGGGTCTTGGTTTCCGATCCATCATTAATCACAATCAGGCTATGCTTGCTAAACAAGCCTgcgtatttttcaaaatccctCTTCCATTCTTGCTACTCTTCTCAAAGCTAAGTATTTCAAACATAATGACTTTCTCCAAGCCTCAATTGGTCACTGTCCTTCTTTTTCCTGGAGAAGTTTACTTTGGGGTCAAAATCTTCTTCTTAAAGGGCTGGTTTGGAACATTGGGGATA GGTCATTGGGACATCCACAAGCTGAACACCTATTTTGATGTGGACCTGGTTGCTTCTATTCTTTCCACCCCTATTACTTCTTCATCTCAAGACTGTCTCATTTGGGGTTACGACCCTTCTGGCAATCTTACTGTTAATTCGGCCTACCATCTTGCCAACTCTACTAGCTCCTTGCCTTCTTCTTCCACTCCCAATACTTTTCAAAAATGGTGGAAATCT GAGGTTTCTTTCAAGCCAGCGGTTGGGTTTTACAAGCTTAGTGTTGATGTTGCCTCTCAAAGACAGACTAATAAGCAAAGTTTTGGAGCCGTGGTGCAAGATCACACTGGGCGTATCATGGCAGCACTCCATTCCTCCACCTTTTCTTGCACTCAGCCTATCTTTGCTGAAGCTGAAGCCCTTTACAGAGCTATAACTTGGTGTGCTGCTGTTAGGTTTCCAATTGGTTTAATAGTCTCGGACTGTCAGCTTCTCATCGGCAAAATCATCAATCAGCAGCGCAACAACTCAGCGCTTTCTGATAAAGTTTGGCAGATTATCTCCTCTTTGTCCCTCTTTCCTGATGCTTCCATACGCTACATGCCTAGAAGTCTCAACACTTAG
- the LOC133032358 gene encoding uncharacterized protein LOC133032358 produces MIGTNSYGEVEINLAELPSNPGLRTPILEYDLNVRDQIRRAYLQKINVITKDIGDKCFSVLVDESRDVSMNEKIVVVLRYVDKNGLVIERFIGVEHVTSTTSLSLKDTIDKMMNDSGSDSFLAQVSLFCEIHELEVPKMDGIFKASGKSRHKSHEMTNLYYFRVDLFYSVIDQQLQELNDRFNKRPPQLIIPLSEHYIGRVTWRGRSYYNLKIKAKFEKFRLWDRVKEFSFK; encoded by the exons atgattgGCACAAATAGTTATGGAGAG gtgGAGATTAATCTTGCAGAGCTTCCTTCAAATCCTGGGCTACGAACTCCAATTTTAGAATATGATCTTAATGTTAGAGACCAAATTCGGAGAGCATACCTACAAAAAA TTAATGTTATTACGAAAGATATTGGAGATAAATGTTTTTCTGTTCTTGTTGACGAATCTCGTGATGTGTCAATGAATGAGAAAATAGTTGTTGTACTACGCTATGTTGATAAAAATGGTCTAGTGATTGAACGTTTTATTGGGGTGGAACATGTTACTAGTACTACGAGTCTTTCACTTAAAGACACGATTGACAAA ATGATGAACGATAGTGGATCAGATTCTTTTCTAGCTCaggtttctttgttttgtgagataCATGAATTGGAAGTTCCTAAAATGGACGGGATCTTTAAAGCTTCAGGTAAATCACGCCACAAATCTCATGAAATGACAAACTTGTATTATTTTCGAGTTGATTTGTTTTACTCTGTCATTGATCAGCAACTTCAAGAGCTCAATGATCGTTTTAATAAG AGACCTCCACAGCTAATAATTCCACTCTCAGAGCATTACATAGGTCGTGTCACTTGGCGCGGCAGAAGTTATTACAACTTGAAGATTAAGGCCAAATTTGAGAAATTTAGATTATGGGATAGGGTGAAGGAATTCTCTTTCAAATAG